The Mycobacterium paragordonae genome includes a region encoding these proteins:
- a CDS encoding response regulator, translating into MTEAAEPTVMVVDDHPIWRDAVARDLADDGFNVVATADGVASARRRAAVVKPDVVVMDMRLADGDGVEATIQVLEVSPSTKVLVLSASDERDDVLEAVKAGAAGYLVKSASKAELADAVRATAAGRAVFTPSLAGLVLGEYRRIATNPNPGPATPSLTERETEVLRFVAKGLSAKQIAERLSLSHRTVENHVQATFRKLQVANRVELTRYAIEHGLDQ; encoded by the coding sequence ATGACTGAGGCGGCCGAACCCACGGTGATGGTTGTCGACGACCACCCGATCTGGCGGGACGCGGTGGCCCGCGACCTGGCGGACGACGGATTCAACGTCGTCGCGACCGCCGACGGCGTCGCGTCGGCTCGTCGACGGGCCGCGGTGGTCAAACCGGATGTGGTGGTGATGGACATGCGCCTGGCCGACGGGGACGGTGTGGAGGCGACCATTCAGGTGCTCGAGGTTTCGCCGTCCACCAAAGTGCTGGTGCTCTCGGCCTCCGATGAACGCGACGACGTGCTGGAGGCCGTCAAGGCCGGAGCGGCCGGTTATCTGGTCAAGAGCGCCTCGAAGGCCGAACTGGCCGATGCGGTGCGGGCCACCGCGGCCGGGCGCGCCGTGTTCACCCCGAGCCTGGCCGGGCTGGTGCTGGGCGAATACCGGCGTATCGCGACGAACCCGAACCCCGGCCCGGCCACGCCCAGCCTGACCGAGCGAGAGACCGAGGTGTTGCGATTCGTCGCAAAAGGCTTGTCCGCCAAGCAGATCGCCGAGCGCCTCTCGTTGAGCCACCGGACGGTGGAAAACCATGTGCAGGCAACCTTCCGCAAGTTGCAGGTCGCCAACCGGGTGGAACTGACGCGCTACGCGATCGAGCACGGGCTCGACCAATAG
- a CDS encoding DUF2339 domain-containing protein translates to MTESHQAVLSRLSHEFDALARQMSRVSGELTQLDRLFANTEATPAPTPAPQPAPAPPPAPAPRPAPVFVPPPAVAPQQASPQQEAASYWQNYWQYWQPASVSPPAPRPPRQCPPRPVAPPPAQRSDTGSDHAESGWIGKLLAVAGVAVTLIGVVLLLVLAAQAGLLRPEIRVTGGIALAGALVGIAVRLRGRPGGRIGAIALAATGIATAYLDVIAIVTIYRWVAAPVGLVLAAVVGGAGLALARRWDSEHLALLVLVPLIGLAPVLTHGVDLLLISFMLALSAAALPVQLGKDWTWMHAARIAATTLPLLVALPAARDNAWLLGGACAVAAVLAIASGLILLPSTKNPSALAILTSVGTAPVLAAAISVDRVLAAVLAAALAAGMLAAALVGRHPRVVTQIWLVWSAISGLIALTVACTGYVEGPVLLALAIVIAMVGRQETVARWIALGFGIIGCGLFYSYAPLYSLVRATAMPGTVAASTLAASLLVIAFAVVMTRAWLDSEAAGLLVATAAALIVYAVTAFTVTAGVFIGGTGGGFLAGHMAATICWIAMAAALFVHALRSDREHRTESITAGLALTGAATGKLFLFDLATLDGIFRVAAFIIVGLVLLSMGTGYARSLAR, encoded by the coding sequence ATGACCGAATCGCATCAGGCTGTGCTCAGCCGGCTTTCGCACGAGTTCGATGCCCTGGCCCGGCAAATGTCCCGGGTGTCGGGCGAACTCACGCAGTTGGACAGGCTGTTCGCCAACACTGAGGCCACCCCCGCGCCAACGCCCGCTCCGCAGCCAGCGCCCGCTCCGCCGCCGGCACCCGCGCCGCGCCCGGCGCCCGTGTTCGTACCACCACCGGCCGTCGCGCCCCAGCAGGCGTCGCCTCAGCAGGAGGCAGCGTCGTACTGGCAGAACTACTGGCAGTACTGGCAGCCCGCATCGGTTTCGCCGCCCGCACCCCGACCTCCGCGCCAATGCCCGCCGAGACCTGTTGCGCCCCCTCCCGCCCAGCGCTCGGACACCGGGTCCGACCACGCCGAATCCGGCTGGATCGGCAAGCTGCTCGCGGTCGCCGGAGTGGCCGTGACACTGATCGGTGTCGTGCTCCTGCTGGTGCTGGCCGCGCAGGCCGGGCTGCTTCGACCGGAGATCCGGGTAACCGGTGGCATCGCTTTGGCGGGTGCGTTGGTGGGGATCGCAGTCCGGTTGCGTGGACGGCCGGGCGGCCGAATCGGAGCAATTGCGTTGGCGGCCACGGGTATTGCCACCGCGTATCTGGATGTCATCGCCATCGTCACCATCTATAGGTGGGTGGCCGCACCGGTCGGGCTGGTCCTGGCCGCCGTCGTCGGCGGTGCGGGACTCGCCCTGGCCCGGCGCTGGGACTCCGAACACCTGGCACTGCTGGTGCTGGTGCCGTTGATCGGGCTGGCACCGGTGCTCACTCACGGAGTGGACCTGCTGCTGATCAGCTTCATGCTCGCGCTCTCCGCCGCCGCGCTGCCGGTGCAGCTGGGTAAGGATTGGACCTGGATGCACGCCGCCCGGATCGCGGCGACGACGCTGCCGTTGCTGGTCGCGTTGCCGGCGGCCCGCGACAACGCGTGGCTGCTCGGCGGTGCGTGCGCGGTGGCCGCAGTCTTGGCGATCGCCAGCGGTCTCATTCTGCTGCCGTCCACCAAGAACCCCAGCGCGCTGGCCATTTTGACCTCGGTCGGCACCGCCCCGGTGCTGGCCGCTGCAATCTCGGTAGATCGTGTGCTGGCCGCCGTCCTGGCGGCCGCGTTGGCGGCGGGCATGTTGGCGGCCGCGCTCGTTGGCCGGCACCCGCGGGTCGTCACCCAGATCTGGTTGGTCTGGTCGGCGATCTCGGGGCTGATCGCCCTCACCGTCGCCTGCACCGGTTACGTCGAAGGCCCGGTGCTGTTGGCACTGGCCATCGTCATCGCCATGGTGGGCCGCCAGGAGACCGTGGCCCGCTGGATTGCTTTGGGATTCGGCATCATCGGCTGCGGACTGTTCTATAGCTACGCGCCGCTCTACTCGTTGGTGCGGGCCACCGCGATGCCGGGTACGGTCGCGGCGTCCACTCTTGCCGCCAGCCTGCTCGTCATTGCCTTTGCGGTGGTGATGACCCGGGCGTGGCTGGACTCCGAAGCCGCGGGCTTGCTGGTGGCCACCGCGGCAGCGCTGATCGTCTACGCCGTGACGGCGTTCACCGTGACGGCCGGTGTCTTCATCGGTGGCACCGGCGGCGGATTCCTGGCCGGCCACATGGCCGCCACCATCTGCTGGATCGCCATGGCGGCAGCACTTTTCGTCCATGCGCTGCGCAGCGACCGGGAGCATCGCACCGAGTCGATCACTGCCGGTCTGGCGTTGACCGGCGCGGCCACGGGCAAGCTGTTCCTGTTCGACCTGGCCACCCTCGATGGCATCTTCCGGGTGGCGGCGTTCATCATCGTGGGCCTGGTGCTGCTGAGCATGGGCACCGGCTACGCCCGCAGTCTGGCTCGCTGA
- a CDS encoding cytochrome b — MTAHAIDSRYHPSATLRRQLNKVFPTHWSFLLGEIALYSFIVLLITGVYLTLFFDPSMAEVTYHGVYQPLRGVEMSRAYETALNISFEVRGGLFVRQVHHWAALMFAASIMVHLARVFFTGAFRRPREANWVIGSLLLILTMFEGYFGYSLPDDLLSGIGLRAALSSITLGLPVIGTWLHWALFGGDFPGTVLIPRLYALHVLLIPGILLALIGVHVALVWFQKHTQFPGPGRTEHNVVGVRVMPTFAVKSGAFFASIVGVLGLMGGLLQINPIWNLGPYKPSQVSAGSQPDFYMMWPDGLQRLWPAWELYIGHHTVPAAVGVALIMGLVFVLLTVYPFLEKRFTGDHAHHNLLQRPRDVPVRTAIGAMAISFYLVLTLAAMNDIIALTFHISLNATNWIGRIGMVLLPPLVYFITYRWAVGLQRSDRAVLEHGVETGIIKRLPHGAYIEVHQPLGSSIPLSYRGAPLPKRMNKLGSGGSPGSGGLLLADPVTEDAALREAGHRAHQRALAALRDANR, encoded by the coding sequence ATGACTGCCCACGCAATCGACTCCCGATACCACCCGTCGGCGACGCTGCGTCGTCAGCTGAACAAGGTGTTCCCGACGCACTGGTCGTTCCTGCTGGGTGAGATCGCGCTGTACAGCTTCATCGTGCTGCTGATCACCGGCGTGTACCTGACGTTGTTCTTCGACCCGTCGATGGCCGAGGTGACCTATCACGGCGTCTATCAGCCGCTGCGCGGCGTGGAGATGTCGCGGGCCTATGAGACGGCGCTGAACATTTCGTTCGAGGTGCGGGGTGGGTTGTTCGTCCGTCAGGTCCACCACTGGGCGGCGCTGATGTTCGCCGCGTCGATCATGGTGCACCTGGCGCGGGTGTTCTTCACCGGTGCCTTCCGGCGACCGCGCGAGGCCAACTGGGTGATCGGGTCGCTGTTGCTGATCCTGACGATGTTCGAGGGCTACTTCGGCTACTCGCTGCCCGATGACCTGCTTTCCGGCATCGGTCTGCGGGCGGCGTTGTCCTCAATCACATTGGGATTGCCGGTTATTGGCACCTGGTTGCACTGGGCGCTGTTCGGCGGCGACTTTCCCGGCACGGTATTGATACCGCGGCTGTATGCGCTGCACGTCCTGCTGATTCCGGGGATTCTGTTGGCGCTGATCGGAGTGCATGTGGCGTTGGTGTGGTTCCAGAAGCACACGCAATTCCCCGGCCCGGGTCGCACCGAGCACAACGTCGTCGGCGTCAGGGTCATGCCGACGTTCGCGGTCAAGTCCGGCGCCTTCTTCGCGTCCATCGTTGGTGTGCTGGGCCTGATGGGCGGGCTGCTGCAAATCAACCCGATCTGGAACCTGGGACCTTACAAGCCTTCTCAGGTGTCGGCCGGTTCGCAGCCGGACTTTTACATGATGTGGCCGGACGGGTTGCAGCGGCTGTGGCCGGCCTGGGAGCTGTATATCGGCCACCATACGGTGCCGGCGGCGGTGGGGGTGGCTCTCATCATGGGCCTGGTCTTTGTTCTGCTGACCGTCTATCCGTTCCTGGAGAAGCGGTTCACCGGCGATCACGCGCATCACAATCTGCTGCAGCGACCACGTGATGTGCCGGTGCGCACCGCAATTGGCGCCATGGCGATCAGCTTCTATCTGGTGCTCACCTTGGCGGCGATGAACGACATCATCGCGCTGACGTTCCATATCTCGTTGAATGCGACGAACTGGATCGGGCGGATCGGCATGGTGCTGCTGCCGCCGCTGGTTTACTTCATCACCTACCGGTGGGCCGTGGGGTTGCAGCGCAGCGATCGCGCAGTCCTCGAACACGGGGTGGAGACCGGCATCATCAAACGCCTGCCGCACGGTGCCTACATCGAGGTGCATCAGCCGCTGGGAAGCTCAATCCCGTTGAGCTATCGGGGCGCACCGCTGCCCAAGCGGATGAACAAGCTGGGCTCCGGCGGCTCACCCGGCAGCGGCGGCCTGTTGCTCGCCGACCCGGTCACCGAGGACGCGGCGTTACGCGAGGCGGGCCACCGGGCTCATCAGCGCGCCCTCGCCGCCTTGCGCGACGCAAACAGGTAG
- a CDS encoding holo-ACP synthase encodes MGIVGIGIDLVSIPDFAEQVDQPGTVFAETFTPGERRDASDKSSSAARHLAARWAAKEAVIKAWSGSRFAQRPVLPEDIHRDIEVVTDMWGRPRVRLSGEIAKHLADVTIHVSLTHEADTAAAVAILETP; translated from the coding sequence ATGGGAATCGTCGGAATCGGGATTGACCTCGTCTCCATACCTGATTTCGCCGAGCAGGTCGATCAACCGGGAACGGTCTTCGCGGAGACTTTCACGCCGGGTGAGCGCCGCGACGCCTCTGACAAGAGTTCGTCGGCGGCGCGTCACCTGGCGGCCCGCTGGGCAGCCAAGGAGGCGGTGATCAAGGCGTGGTCCGGGTCCCGCTTCGCCCAGCGGCCGGTGCTGCCGGAGGACATCCACCGCGACATCGAGGTGGTCACCGACATGTGGGGCCGGCCGCGGGTCCGGTTGAGCGGTGAGATCGCCAAGCATCTGGCCGACGTGACGATCCATGTCTCGTTGACGCACGAGGCAGACACGGCGGCCGCGGTCGCGATCCTGGAAACCCCGTAG